A region from the Stygiolobus caldivivus genome encodes:
- a CDS encoding IS607 family transposase: MERLLRPKEACQLLGISYSTLLRWIREGKIRVVTTEGGKYRIPYSEVKKYLERREESRAVIYARVSSADQKEDLERQINYLTNYATAKGYKVVEVLKDIASGLNTQRKGLLKLFKLVESRSIDVVLITYKDRLTRFGFEYLEEFFSAMGVRIEVVFGEEPKDATQELVEDLISIITSFAGKIYGMRSHKKTLFIQGVKKVIGELNAEDGKAEG; encoded by the coding sequence GTGGAGAGACTACTGAGACCTAAGGAGGCTTGCCAACTGTTAGGAATTTCATACTCAACACTCTTGAGGTGGATAAGGGAAGGCAAGATAAGGGTGGTAACAACTGAGGGTGGGAAGTATAGGATACCTTACAGCGAGGTTAAGAAATACCTAGAGAGGAGGGAGGAGAGTAGGGCAGTAATTTATGCTAGGGTGTCATCAGCTGACCAAAAGGAGGACTTGGAGAGGCAAATAAACTACTTAACAAACTACGCAACGGCAAAGGGATATAAGGTAGTTGAAGTGTTGAAGGACATTGCTAGTGGGTTAAATACGCAGAGGAAGGGACTGCTAAAGCTGTTCAAATTGGTAGAGAGCAGAAGTATAGACGTCGTGTTAATAACATACAAGGACAGACTTACTAGGTTCGGGTTCGAATACTTGGAGGAGTTCTTCTCAGCAATGGGGGTAAGAATTGAGGTAGTTTTTGGTGAAGAGCCTAAGGACGCAACACAGGAACTCGTAGAAGACCTGATCTCTATCATAACCTCATTTGCAGGAAAAATTTACGGAATGAGAAGCCATAAGAAGACACTGTTTATTCAGGGCGTAAAAAAGGTCATCGGTGAGTTAAATGCAGAGGACGGTAAAGCTGAGGGTTAA
- a CDS encoding alpha-mannosidase, with protein MRRENEIFTRISFVLANSFYDIRYTEWAPLSGTTYTLGLENGDDNKYLMVLDYHGSALIKVNSEPYFALDDYHNTFPLPKGKVKIEADFSPFKAFGQRTEIRPGTPVTFKRNPSAYNFWVYANTTLQLAKLAQGYLKEKLLQVLTESLSLAPFASVSRDQLVLASHYWRDFPRHLLDFTQGMNYPEHSGSYEEALKALSEGVRGLRELFGKPGKMNAVAHAHIDTAWLWNFDETRRKVARTFSTVLNLMERYDFTFIQSMAIYYEWVKEDYPALFNKIKEKVKEGRWVLGAGWVEFDANLPAGESLVRQLLYSQQFYEENFGKKAEVLWLPDTFGFSAQLPQIMRLAEINLFATHKLFWSDTNKFPYSVFNWIGIDGSRVTAVAFGNGRGGYNSDFSVESVLEQWDNWKDKDQPLLYAYGHGDGGGGPTEDMLVAAKAIDQLPSTPSVELSGAHNYEAKENWNGELYVETHRGVYTSHSRMKYLHRRTEVALREAEIWSTIARSYDEKRLKVLWKTLLKDEFHDVLPGSAIKEVYETVYPELENVIKEADKVALDSIKRIAGEGDKLMVFNSLSWDREDYVVLGEEVEGGQRTEEGYLVRVRAPPLGYTELKPLRVNPVRLEGLIMENEYLKVKLNGDGTLASLYDKETGREALSSPSNKLVVYENIPGWADAWDIEPSYEDKKFELKAEKYEIKETGPFRACVRFYYTFRNSKVLQDVCLYAKSRRIDFKTTISMPDRELLLKSWFYFDLNTPEATFEVPYGVLKRQTTRNTSWEKAKFEVPMGKWLDLSEDDYGVAVLNDGKYGVAVEGNAVGLSLAKTPIYPDYTTDAEANSFTYSVYPHKGDWKEAKVYQRAYELNYPLKVVRGKGGEGSFVRVRPDNLVVEAIKGSEDKRGIVVRLYNVQNNRGEGEVELWFNPNKVERVNVLENPISGRVQLNGNKVRFNYRNYEIITIKLEG; from the coding sequence ATGAGAAGGGAAAACGAAATATTTACGCGTATTTCTTTTGTGCTGGCAAACTCCTTTTACGATATAAGGTACACAGAATGGGCCCCCCTTAGCGGTACTACTTACACGCTGGGGCTTGAAAACGGAGATGACAACAAGTACTTAATGGTATTGGATTATCACGGTTCAGCGTTAATTAAGGTGAACTCTGAGCCGTATTTTGCGTTAGACGATTACCACAATACCTTCCCGTTACCTAAGGGCAAGGTAAAAATAGAAGCGGATTTCTCCCCGTTTAAGGCGTTCGGACAGAGGACTGAGATAAGGCCCGGGACCCCGGTGACCTTTAAACGGAACCCGTCCGCTTATAATTTCTGGGTATACGCTAACACGACCCTGCAATTGGCTAAGTTAGCTCAGGGGTACCTGAAGGAAAAACTGTTACAAGTACTTACCGAGTCGCTATCTTTAGCCCCTTTTGCCTCGGTCTCTAGGGATCAACTTGTCCTCGCCTCACACTACTGGAGGGACTTCCCCAGACATTTACTCGACTTTACACAAGGCATGAATTACCCTGAACACAGCGGGAGTTATGAGGAAGCACTGAAAGCCCTATCCGAAGGGGTGAGGGGGCTCAGGGAGCTCTTCGGAAAGCCCGGTAAAATGAACGCCGTTGCCCACGCGCATATAGACACTGCGTGGCTGTGGAACTTCGACGAGACGAGGAGGAAGGTAGCGAGGACTTTTTCTACAGTCCTTAACCTCATGGAAAGGTACGACTTCACGTTTATCCAAAGCATGGCAATATATTACGAATGGGTAAAGGAAGACTACCCCGCGTTGTTCAACAAGATCAAGGAGAAAGTAAAGGAAGGTAGGTGGGTCTTGGGTGCGGGGTGGGTGGAATTTGACGCGAACCTACCGGCGGGTGAGTCCCTTGTAAGGCAGTTGCTTTATTCCCAACAGTTTTATGAAGAGAACTTCGGGAAGAAAGCTGAAGTCCTCTGGCTCCCAGACACCTTCGGGTTCTCCGCTCAATTACCGCAGATCATGAGGTTGGCTGAGATAAACCTCTTCGCTACCCATAAACTGTTCTGGAGCGATACCAATAAGTTCCCCTACTCGGTCTTTAACTGGATAGGTATAGACGGGTCCAGAGTCACGGCTGTAGCTTTCGGGAACGGTAGGGGAGGGTATAACTCAGATTTCAGTGTCGAGAGTGTATTAGAACAATGGGATAATTGGAAGGACAAAGACCAACCCTTATTGTACGCGTACGGGCACGGGGACGGAGGCGGGGGCCCTACAGAAGACATGCTGGTCGCTGCGAAAGCCATAGACCAACTCCCTTCAACGCCATCAGTGGAATTAAGCGGAGCCCATAACTACGAGGCGAAGGAAAACTGGAACGGCGAACTCTACGTAGAGACTCACAGGGGGGTCTACACTTCTCACTCCAGAATGAAATACTTGCACAGGAGGACTGAGGTAGCCTTAAGGGAGGCAGAGATATGGTCTACTATCGCGAGGAGCTATGACGAAAAGAGGCTGAAGGTATTGTGGAAGACATTACTCAAGGACGAGTTCCATGACGTATTGCCGGGTTCTGCCATAAAGGAAGTGTATGAGACGGTCTACCCGGAGCTGGAGAACGTAATTAAGGAAGCCGATAAAGTCGCTTTAGACTCTATCAAGAGAATAGCAGGGGAGGGAGATAAATTGATGGTCTTTAACTCTTTGTCGTGGGACAGGGAGGACTATGTGGTTTTAGGAGAGGAGGTAGAGGGGGGACAAAGGACTGAAGAGGGTTACCTCGTCAGGGTCAGGGCCCCTCCCTTAGGTTATACCGAACTTAAACCCCTCAGGGTAAACCCGGTGAGGTTAGAAGGGCTTATAATGGAGAACGAATACCTTAAAGTAAAACTAAACGGGGACGGGACGCTGGCTTCGCTATACGACAAGGAAACTGGGAGGGAAGCCCTGAGTTCCCCTTCTAATAAACTCGTAGTCTACGAGAACATACCGGGCTGGGCTGACGCTTGGGACATTGAACCTTCTTATGAGGACAAAAAGTTTGAACTCAAGGCTGAAAAGTACGAAATAAAGGAGACGGGCCCCTTCAGGGCTTGCGTCAGGTTCTATTATACGTTCAGGAACTCAAAAGTCTTACAAGACGTGTGCTTATACGCAAAGAGTAGGAGGATAGACTTCAAGACTACTATCTCAATGCCTGACAGGGAGCTGTTACTGAAATCGTGGTTTTACTTCGATTTAAATACCCCAGAGGCGACCTTCGAAGTGCCTTACGGGGTACTGAAGAGGCAGACCACAAGGAACACAAGTTGGGAAAAGGCTAAGTTTGAGGTACCGATGGGGAAGTGGCTGGATCTATCTGAGGACGACTACGGGGTGGCGGTCTTAAACGACGGTAAATACGGGGTGGCAGTTGAGGGGAACGCCGTGGGCCTTTCCTTAGCTAAGACCCCTATCTACCCCGATTACACTACGGATGCAGAGGCCAACAGCTTTACATACTCCGTTTACCCCCATAAAGGCGACTGGAAAGAGGCTAAAGTATATCAGAGGGCTTATGAGCTCAATTACCCCTTGAAGGTAGTTAGGGGAAAGGGTGGAGAGGGGAGTTTCGTAAGGGTAAGACCGGACAATTTAGTCGTAGAAGCCATAAAGGGGTCAGAAGACAAAAGAGGTATAGTCGTCAGGTTGTATAACGTCCAAAATAACAGAGGCGAGGGCGAGGTCGAATTGTGGTTTAACCCCAATAAGGTAGAGCGGGTGAACGTGCTTGAGAACCCTATTAGCGGCCGTGTCCAGCTAAACGGAAATAAGGTGAGATTTAATTACCGTAATTATGAAATAATTACTATAAAGTTAGAGGGGTGA
- a CDS encoding ABC transporter permease, with protein sequence MNKAWLIRRVAMAFLTIIITIIISWVLIEYSPNSPANALLTNLRVTEASNPKFAQIYASELQFYNDLVPHGNPVIEAFNYIWQVLHGNLGLDVISEEPVTTIIATSLPWTIFIVSTSLLISFFLGIRVGQKMGYKRGSKVDSSLTTFFTLLRSIPLYISGALFLFILGFELHWFPTGGAYSASITPGLSLPFIVSVLYHAILPISTLTLANLAGWALHMRANTIYTLGEDYVSFAEIRGVRDKLIETKYVGRNALLPLYTSLIISIGFSFGGSVFVEEIFSYPGVGNLLYYAITNNDYTLEMGIFIIIITAVVVGVLLADLTYSLIDPRVRNE encoded by the coding sequence ATGAACAAAGCTTGGCTTATAAGAAGAGTTGCCATGGCATTTCTCACAATTATTATTACCATTATAATAAGTTGGGTCTTGATAGAGTATTCCCCGAACAGCCCGGCTAATGCGCTCCTCACAAACTTGAGGGTAACGGAGGCGAGTAACCCTAAGTTTGCCCAAATATACGCGTCCGAGTTACAGTTTTATAACGACTTAGTGCCCCACGGTAACCCCGTGATAGAGGCTTTCAACTATATTTGGCAAGTACTGCACGGGAATTTGGGGCTGGACGTGATCTCTGAAGAGCCCGTAACTACGATCATAGCTACGTCTTTACCGTGGACGATCTTCATAGTGTCCACTTCTTTGCTCATAAGCTTCTTCTTGGGTATAAGGGTAGGCCAGAAGATGGGCTATAAGAGGGGTAGCAAAGTCGATTCTTCCCTGACCACCTTTTTCACCTTGTTACGCTCTATACCCCTATACATAAGCGGGGCACTATTCCTGTTTATTTTAGGGTTTGAGTTACATTGGTTCCCCACCGGTGGGGCTTACTCTGCCAGCATAACACCGGGCCTGAGCTTGCCCTTTATAGTGAGCGTCCTATACCACGCTATTCTCCCTATAAGTACCCTCACTTTGGCCAACTTAGCGGGTTGGGCACTGCACATGAGGGCGAATACTATTTACACCTTAGGAGAGGACTATGTGAGTTTTGCGGAAATAAGGGGGGTCAGGGACAAATTAATTGAGACTAAATACGTAGGGAGGAACGCTCTACTCCCCTTATATACGAGCCTTATAATTTCGATAGGGTTCTCCTTTGGTGGTTCGGTGTTTGTAGAGGAAATTTTCAGTTACCCCGGTGTAGGTAACCTACTTTATTACGCGATTACGAACAACGACTATACGTTAGAAATGGGGATATTCATTATAATAATTACTGCTGTGGTGGTGGGCGTACTGTTAGCCGACCTCACGTACTCGCTGATCGACCCTAGGGTAAGGAACGAGTGA
- a CDS encoding ABC transporter substrate-binding protein produces MIRNGMNTHKLSKYLTLGIVMVLLIPLASSLMVSAQMNSSTLYIGWVTSHPYQSLSTYNPNLFDGGLGGSFYGLVYAYTALLNVSNNGIIPCLIENWSFSPSNWEQVWQNETVNVTITLRHSGWANGAPVTAYDIEATCLILDILGAPPYPNYTVVNNYTIIISHPPDTLSPYLLAFTEICAIGLGEVALISSYSQYKPLVQQIHADWTQLQHDNTTLIKKLRSELHSYLPPGPLPANYNGPYYVAQITPNEIVLDKNPYYFAANNIKFNQVVIYQFSSISSAEAAVLKGQVSIEYSAFMSLPSTLISSLPSYYEVVNIPDPGGYALYFNFKNPWLAQLPVRQAIAYVLNRTSIALAGGSKYSPVPIPNGIPNFTYYKQYITPAVQNLNPYSTNLQKATQLLESAGFTMKNGQWYTPNGTPFTLTIIVPTSPGPGLTNMLNVIKDELTSFGIPTSYYIETVSSVLIKDWQTGQNYDLAVQGWGGYYPVTVDWYLETQYFAGIPYNVTQWDGVVTLPNGTQVNVIKLYSATVAPNSSAELTSANDEMAYALNYYLPALPLVYEAQQVIINTHDLVAPPPSSWFWQEYFYGIGGTAINQLGLSSDYLQPVSIVTTTSTSTAPPVTTSTTTSVSPLEVAGIVVVVIVIIAVALIALRRRK; encoded by the coding sequence TTGATCAGAAATGGTATGAATACACATAAACTGTCAAAGTATTTAACTTTAGGAATAGTAATGGTACTCCTAATACCTTTAGCGTCTTCTCTAATGGTGTCGGCACAAATGAACTCTTCAACGTTATACATAGGGTGGGTGACGTCACACCCATACCAGAGCTTGTCCACTTATAACCCCAACTTGTTCGACGGGGGGTTAGGCGGGTCATTTTACGGCTTGGTCTACGCCTATACGGCCCTACTTAACGTCTCGAATAACGGTATAATACCGTGTCTAATAGAGAACTGGAGCTTTTCTCCTTCTAACTGGGAGCAGGTGTGGCAGAACGAGACGGTAAACGTCACAATAACTTTAAGGCACTCCGGCTGGGCTAACGGTGCACCTGTCACGGCTTACGACATAGAGGCTACTTGCCTCATTTTAGATATACTTGGCGCACCTCCTTACCCCAACTACACCGTAGTGAACAACTACACTATAATAATTTCACACCCTCCGGATACACTTTCACCTTACCTACTGGCGTTTACCGAAATATGTGCGATAGGGCTGGGGGAGGTAGCGTTAATTTCCAGTTACTCACAGTATAAGCCCCTAGTACAGCAGATCCATGCTGACTGGACCCAGTTACAACACGACAACACAACATTAATAAAGAAGCTGAGGAGCGAACTCCACAGTTACTTACCGCCGGGGCCTTTACCCGCTAATTATAACGGGCCGTATTACGTAGCCCAGATAACCCCGAACGAGATCGTCTTGGACAAGAACCCCTACTATTTCGCGGCTAATAACATAAAGTTTAACCAAGTAGTCATCTACCAGTTCTCCTCTATATCTTCAGCCGAAGCCGCAGTGCTTAAGGGGCAGGTGTCCATCGAATACAGCGCGTTCATGTCACTGCCTTCGACCTTAATCTCCAGCCTACCGTCGTATTATGAGGTAGTAAACATACCCGATCCCGGCGGTTATGCCTTATACTTTAACTTCAAGAACCCGTGGCTGGCGCAACTCCCGGTTAGGCAAGCCATAGCCTATGTCCTCAACAGGACGTCAATAGCACTTGCAGGTGGGTCAAAGTATTCCCCCGTCCCCATACCTAACGGGATCCCCAACTTCACCTACTATAAGCAGTATATCACCCCGGCAGTCCAGAACCTCAACCCCTATAGTACCAACTTACAGAAGGCCACGCAGTTACTTGAGAGTGCAGGGTTTACCATGAAGAACGGACAGTGGTATACCCCCAACGGGACTCCGTTTACGTTAACCATTATCGTCCCTACTTCACCCGGCCCAGGCTTAACGAATATGCTGAACGTCATAAAGGACGAGCTGACGTCTTTCGGCATACCTACGTCTTACTACATAGAGACGGTAAGTAGTGTTTTAATAAAGGACTGGCAGACGGGCCAAAACTACGACTTGGCCGTACAAGGGTGGGGAGGGTATTACCCGGTAACGGTGGACTGGTATTTGGAGACCCAGTATTTCGCCGGGATACCCTATAACGTGACCCAGTGGGACGGGGTAGTGACGCTCCCCAACGGTACTCAGGTGAACGTGATCAAGCTGTACAGTGCTACAGTGGCACCTAACTCCTCCGCAGAACTAACTTCCGCAAATGACGAGATGGCTTACGCGCTCAACTATTACTTACCCGCACTACCATTAGTATATGAAGCCCAACAGGTAATCATAAACACCCACGACTTAGTAGCACCTCCGCCCAGCTCTTGGTTCTGGCAGGAATACTTCTACGGGATCGGAGGGACAGCGATAAACCAGTTAGGGTTATCTTCCGATTACCTGCAGCCGGTTAGCATAGTTACCACCACGTCGACGAGCACCGCACCACCCGTGACCACGAGTACGACCACCTCGGTAAGCCCGTTAGAGGTCGCAGGGATAGTCGTAGTAGTTATCGTGATCATAGCCGTCGCTTTAATAGCACTTAGGAGGAGGAAGTAA
- a CDS encoding ABC transporter ATP-binding protein — protein MALIKLDDLTVRYTQGRFNKKVIYALKGVDLEINSGETVSVIGESGAGKTTLARVLVALEKPTGGTYLYKDKDVWKDKGARKEVRREVQYIYQDPISALNPSKTIRESISYPVKKHLKLKGDELYGKVVELVKAVGLDPSLVDRYPNQLSGGQLQRVNIARAISVNPKVLIADEPVTMLDASYRVGIIDLLVKLKKEMDMTLVLITHDLAIAKYLNYKSEGVKGVVIYGGRVVEEGKIDDIIQNPLHPYSKFLVGSYIDINYEAAEAEDRGVQEPKEAVIPNQGCPFSVKCPYAVDKCKKGFPNYTVNRDRKVACYLYG, from the coding sequence ATGGCACTAATAAAGCTGGATGACCTCACGGTCAGGTATACGCAGGGTAGGTTTAACAAGAAAGTCATATACGCTTTAAAAGGCGTAGACTTGGAAATTAACAGCGGGGAGACTGTCTCCGTAATAGGGGAAAGCGGGGCGGGTAAGACTACATTAGCTAGGGTATTGGTGGCGTTGGAAAAGCCTACCGGAGGCACTTATCTGTATAAGGACAAGGACGTGTGGAAAGACAAGGGGGCTAGAAAGGAAGTCAGGAGGGAAGTGCAATACATCTATCAAGACCCCATTAGCGCCTTAAACCCGTCAAAGACGATAAGGGAGTCGATTTCCTACCCGGTAAAAAAACACCTAAAATTAAAGGGGGACGAGTTATACGGTAAAGTAGTGGAATTGGTTAAAGCTGTAGGTTTAGACCCTTCGCTGGTCGACAGGTACCCTAACCAGTTATCCGGGGGACAGTTACAGAGGGTAAACATAGCTAGGGCTATATCTGTAAACCCCAAGGTCTTAATAGCCGATGAGCCCGTAACGATGTTAGACGCTTCCTACAGGGTGGGTATAATAGACCTCCTCGTGAAACTTAAGAAAGAAATGGATATGACCTTGGTATTAATAACTCACGACTTAGCGATAGCTAAATACTTGAACTACAAGTCGGAAGGGGTTAAGGGAGTCGTGATTTACGGGGGTAGAGTCGTAGAGGAAGGAAAGATAGACGATATAATACAGAACCCTCTGCACCCTTATTCTAAGTTTCTGGTGGGCTCTTACATCGACATAAATTATGAGGCTGCTGAGGCGGAAGACCGTGGTGTACAAGAACCTAAAGAGGCTGTAATACCCAACCAAGGGTGTCCTTTTAGCGTTAAATGCCCATACGCCGTAGACAAGTGTAAGAAAGGTTTCCCCAACTATACTGTTAACAGGGACAGGAAAGTAGCTTGTTACCTTTACGGTTGA
- a CDS encoding ABC transporter ATP-binding protein, which translates to MSVSGFLDVRDLSVWYRVGSSEIRAVRDESFSMEKGEVLGIIGESGSGKSTLAKAILRAIRPPGRIGPQSKIFFKGKDLLAMKESEFRREVLWKLISYVPQASQNSLNNTMRVIDHFYDTAYSHGLSREEATERALNLLRTVRLDPERVAKAYPFQLSGGMKQRVLIALSLLLNPELVIMDEAVSSLDVATQKYLLEIIKDINKDMGTSIIFITHDIPVAAFISTKMIVMYAGEIVEEGRTEEIIKKPLHPYSNALMSSVPSIKGDLDRVRPIREGLPSTEGCLFSTRCDRVMESCKTQHPGISAFNGRRVRCFLYGTNKAG; encoded by the coding sequence ATGTCGGTCTCCGGTTTCCTGGACGTTAGAGACCTTTCGGTCTGGTACCGTGTGGGTAGCTCTGAAATAAGGGCTGTGAGGGATGAAAGTTTTTCCATGGAAAAAGGGGAGGTCTTGGGGATAATAGGGGAGAGCGGGTCGGGGAAGTCCACGTTAGCTAAAGCGATCCTCAGGGCGATAAGGCCTCCCGGTAGGATAGGGCCCCAGTCAAAGATATTCTTTAAAGGGAAAGACCTTTTAGCGATGAAAGAGTCAGAGTTTAGGCGAGAAGTACTGTGGAAATTAATATCGTACGTACCTCAGGCGTCCCAGAACTCCCTTAACAACACTATGAGGGTCATAGACCACTTCTATGACACCGCGTATTCTCACGGGCTGAGCAGGGAGGAAGCTACTGAAAGGGCGTTGAACCTACTCAGGACAGTAAGGCTGGACCCTGAAAGGGTCGCGAAGGCTTACCCCTTTCAACTGAGCGGGGGCATGAAGCAGAGGGTGCTAATAGCCCTGAGTTTACTCCTTAACCCGGAGTTGGTCATAATGGACGAAGCCGTGAGCTCTTTAGACGTAGCGACCCAAAAATACTTATTGGAAATAATAAAGGACATTAATAAAGACATGGGCACTTCTATTATTTTTATAACTCACGATATCCCCGTAGCTGCTTTCATATCCACTAAAATGATCGTCATGTACGCCGGGGAGATAGTCGAGGAAGGTAGGACGGAAGAAATTATTAAAAAACCCTTACACCCTTACTCGAACGCCCTTATGAGCTCCGTGCCTTCCATCAAGGGTGACCTCGATAGGGTGAGGCCCATAAGGGAGGGGTTGCCTTCTACTGAAGGTTGTTTGTTCAGCACCAGGTGTGATAGGGTAATGGAGAGCTGTAAAACCCAACACCCCGGTATATCCGCTTTTAACGGTAGGAGAGTGAGGTGTTTCCTTTATGGCACTAATAAAGCTGGATGA
- a CDS encoding MupG family TIM beta-alpha barrel fold protein produces the protein MRSIGILSQAWRKEKINQLKEVAEKAGRLGYTEVWSGVDPQYVEGVREIANVAEKYNMYFFVDINPDILKGFGASPSNLQVFKDLKVKGLRADYGFSVEEIIKMANNDLGLVIELNASIFPTDKLDYVISKVRDIELLKASHDFYPIKYTALSLEDTVKKSKEFKERGIPVALFIPSPREVEGRTTVEVFRGKDVGKSASIAFNTGVIDRVILGDPFPTDEELSELVEAREYTKVRVLVYPGLTEEENKVFSVKFYDVRIKEYSVALNTLAKNDIKPRNITRRFRGAVTVMNGRPDVIEVWIFKREVEADRRFNVIGEVLPEDMDLLEYLGERMPIKLVPVEMK, from the coding sequence ATGAGGTCTATTGGAATACTTTCACAAGCGTGGAGGAAGGAAAAGATAAACCAATTAAAGGAGGTCGCAGAAAAGGCCGGGAGGCTTGGGTATACCGAGGTTTGGTCAGGGGTAGACCCCCAATACGTTGAGGGGGTAAGGGAGATCGCTAACGTAGCGGAGAAATATAATATGTATTTTTTTGTGGACATAAACCCTGACATATTGAAGGGTTTTGGCGCGTCTCCCTCTAACCTCCAGGTCTTTAAAGACCTAAAAGTTAAGGGGCTTAGGGCTGATTACGGCTTCAGCGTGGAAGAGATAATAAAGATGGCTAATAACGATTTAGGGCTTGTAATAGAACTTAACGCCAGTATATTCCCCACGGATAAGTTGGACTACGTGATAAGCAAGGTAAGGGATATTGAACTCTTAAAAGCCAGCCACGACTTTTACCCCATTAAGTATACTGCACTATCGTTAGAGGACACGGTGAAAAAGTCAAAGGAGTTTAAAGAGAGGGGCATCCCCGTAGCCTTATTTATACCTTCACCGAGGGAAGTGGAAGGTCGCACTACGGTAGAGGTCTTCAGGGGGAAGGACGTAGGAAAGTCCGCTTCCATCGCGTTTAACACCGGGGTCATTGATAGGGTGATACTAGGAGACCCCTTTCCGACCGACGAGGAACTATCGGAATTAGTGGAAGCTAGAGAATACACTAAGGTCAGGGTATTAGTTTACCCGGGCCTAACGGAGGAGGAGAACAAAGTCTTTAGTGTGAAGTTTTACGATGTAAGGATTAAGGAGTATTCCGTTGCTCTAAATACGCTTGCTAAGAACGACATTAAGCCCAGGAATATAACGAGGAGGTTTAGGGGGGCGGTCACGGTGATGAACGGGAGACCGGACGTAATTGAAGTGTGGATATTTAAGAGAGAGGTAGAAGCTGATAGGAGGTTTAACGTAATAGGGGAGGTATTACCGGAGGACATGGACCTTTTGGAGTACTTAGGAGAGAGGATGCCGATAAAGCTTGTCCCCGTAGAGATGAAATGA
- a CDS encoding ABC transporter permease, with protein MKLVDYLKLIWRNNKGKAGLIITVFFILLGTVGPLIVPKPVVVNINPNMIFRPPMLSPEYILGTGPLGCSILGDIVWGAPFILEVSFLAGLFTTLIGITVGMVAGYIGGIVDNVLMSINDIVMTMPSLILILILATSLKTTNPFILAGILSISGWTGLARAIRSQILLMKNLPYVEVSRILGLGSFHIIFREIMPTIASYIAIHFIFNVEGALYASVGLYFLGILPVSQYNWGVMINEALQDGGIYGNQAFWYLFWPSFFVVMFMFGLIMLSYGIDEISNPRLRRV; from the coding sequence ATGAAACTCGTCGATTACCTTAAGCTTATTTGGAGGAACAACAAGGGGAAAGCCGGGTTAATAATAACAGTGTTTTTCATACTGTTGGGTACTGTAGGCCCGTTAATAGTCCCCAAACCCGTAGTCGTTAATATTAACCCCAACATGATATTCAGGCCGCCCATGCTGAGCCCCGAATATATCCTAGGGACGGGGCCGTTGGGGTGTAGTATTTTAGGGGACATAGTCTGGGGGGCCCCGTTCATCCTCGAAGTGAGTTTCTTAGCAGGGCTATTCACTACTCTAATAGGGATCACGGTGGGGATGGTAGCTGGGTATATCGGGGGTATAGTGGATAACGTGCTCATGTCGATTAACGATATAGTGATGACTATGCCGAGCCTGATCCTTATACTCATCCTCGCCACGTCCTTGAAGACGACGAACCCGTTTATCCTGGCCGGTATATTGAGTATTAGTGGTTGGACGGGGCTGGCCAGGGCCATCAGGTCTCAGATCCTCCTCATGAAAAACCTACCTTACGTCGAGGTCTCAAGGATATTAGGGTTAGGGAGTTTTCACATTATATTCAGGGAGATCATGCCCACAATTGCGTCCTACATAGCGATACACTTCATATTTAACGTAGAGGGGGCACTGTACGCTTCCGTAGGCCTCTATTTCTTAGGGATCCTACCCGTGAGCCAGTACAACTGGGGTGTAATGATAAATGAGGCATTGCAGGACGGGGGGATTTACGGTAACCAGGCCTTCTGGTACTTATTTTGGCCCTCGTTCTTTGTAGTCATGTTCATGTTCGGGCTGATAATGTTGAGCTACGGAATAGACGAGATCTCAAACCCGAGGCTCAGGAGGGTCTGA